ATGCTACAACGCGGTGATCATGGAAATCGCCACTCGACGCGAGACCCAAGGGATCGAGGTCACCTGTCTTGAGCGGTTCAGCCGGACCATGGCTCGAATGGCCCCGGCGCTCGCCTGCGATCGAGCCGCGCTGGCCGAGGAGCTGCGCGCGATTCATATGGCCGCGGTACGCGCCGCGACCACCGCGCCCCCGGCCAATATCGCTGCGGCGCGCCGCCTGAGCGAGCATTTTCGCCTCGGCCTGCTGTCCAACTTCGACGACGCCGCAACCGGTTACCAGGTGATCGCCGACACCGGCATCGCGAACCTGTTCGAGGTCATCGTGCTTTCCGCCGAGGTCGCCTTGCGTAAGCCCAATCCCCGCATCTTCCACCACCTGCTTGAGCGGATGGAGCTAGCGCCTCACGAAGTCCTGTTCGTGGGCGACACCCCACACGAGGACGTCGTGGGTGCGCAGCGCGCCGGTATTCCCGTGGTCTGGTTGTCCCATCGCCACGGCACGCT
This genomic stretch from Candidatus Binataceae bacterium harbors:
- a CDS encoding HAD family hydrolase; this encodes MSVTRPKALVLDLFDTLVKWEPARLPRFEWNGQSFPSTVPLLLAHLQRTIPGWAHDQAWIECYNAVIMEIATRRETQGIEVTCLERFSRTMARMAPALACDRAALAEELRAIHMAAVRAATTAPPANIAAARRLSEHFRLGLLSNFDDAATGYQVIADTGIANLFEVIVLSAEVALRKPNPRIFHHLLERMELAPHEVLFVGDTPHEDVVGAQRAGIPVVWLSHRHGTLPPEIPPPALIVPTLVELPAALGL